A genomic segment from Solenopsis invicta isolate M01_SB chromosome 5, UNIL_Sinv_3.0, whole genome shotgun sequence encodes:
- the LOC105202917 gene encoding uncharacterized protein LOC105202917: MKSIALLSTHRHQPCKFPSTVIRGYSPREYEINERFTFEPARKVYCLLQTHSSFRKRVGMDAQHYKINQLFMSWIGQWPEQSTFKRFLLSVHLLFTVSSQFCLLVLGLVTAWQDWNLVIECSSAIIIHLVCIIKYLNFLFNNRKFKSLFNQMKSSWKLATFDAQMQILTTYTNEGKTMIKVYTVILYSSMILYMTLPVMPSIIASFMSANQTQIYGLLFHVEAVLDTKKYYYYILLHSYYTTFFMITIPVAVDSMMIAYVQHACGLFQAIGYQLKNVKRSGDLDINIYPLREDDEHYRTIIDSIVKHKEVLQMKEKIRYETHELRCVCSAIRFVELLTSSYSISFLLLTILNMAVMAFSAVQAINNRDQPTEALRFLTTCISLSMHFLFLSLPGQKLIDHSSNMHESICATNWYAISLRARRLLNLMLVRCKVPCKMTAGKMRVMSLQSFSGVRKEIAILLKEFLVKTSLKERAYAIFCDSLYPVRSRFLREFSIRLKIVRAISWYSSRNQVLEMDSSNDIFQSRLYRVNRRLLSLLGTWPFQKDRDRWIILVTVSFIGITQAITQVLALVTLRDDLDATLECIPPLIIDCICIVKIMNLAYNIEKIKMFLIHIQRDWQSWTTESEFEILTRFAESGRSITIGYASGMYAFGSLFPFSAIIPKIISKNVTSEYSTRPVGFPYHVEYYIDLEKYYYPVLIHNYLTTAIRLTIIVAADTFIAILVQHCCGLFSVVRHRLEYIRDSIKQDKELALLEEDDKFYNNFVYCIQKHKDALRFARHLDSVYTTVLFIEVGLVILVMSLSALQATSGTLDPHLAVRHGGYIVAQLLHLYIACWLGQQVIEHSDRVYTSAYRGEWYESSPKSRKLLNMIMLSSMSPCSLTVGKIMILSLPSFNAFAISCDSLYTVRCGFLREFSIRLKIVRAISWYSSRNQVLKMDSSNDIFQSRLYRLNRRLLSLLGTWPFQKGRDRRIILVTVSFIGITQAITQVLALMTLRDDLDATLECIPPLIVDCACIVKIMNLAYNIEKIKMFLIHIQTDWQSWTTESEFEILTRFAESGRSITIGYASGMYAFGSLFPFSAIIPKIISKNVTSEYSTRPVGFPYHVEYYIDLEKYYYPVLIHNYLTTAIRLTIIVAADTFIAILVQHCCGLFSVVRHRLEYIRDSIKQDKKLALLEEDDKFYNNFVYCIQKHKDALRFARHLDSVYTTVFFIEVGLVILAMSLSALQATSGTLDPHLAVRHGGYIAAQLLHLYIACWLGQQVIDHSDRVYTSAYRGEWYESSPKSMKLLNMIMLRSMSPCSLTVGKIMVLSLPSFSAVVRASASYFTVFRSVQ, from the exons ATGAAATCGATCGCGCTTCTTTCAACACACCGCCATCAACCATGCAAATTTCCGTCTACCGTTATACGCGGATATTCACCAAGGGAATACGAGATAAACGAAAGATTTACGTTCGAGCCCGCACGAAAGGTTTACTGCCTGCTGCAGACGCATTCTAGTTTTCGGAAGCGAGTCGGGATGGACGCGCAGCATTATAAAATCAATCAACTCTTTATGTCGTGGATCGGTCAATGGCCGGAACAGTCTACCTTTAAGAGATTCTTGCTTTCCGTTCATCTTTTGTTCACCGTTTCCAGCCAATTTTGTTTACTG GTACTCGGCTTGGTGACAGCGTGGCAGGATTGGAATCTGGTCATCGAATGCTCGTCCGCTATCATCATCCACTTAGTGTGCAtcataaaatatctaaattttctCTTCAATAATCGCAAG TTTAAAAGCCTTTTTAACCAAATGAAAAGTAGCTGGAAATTAGCGACGTTTGATGCTCAGATGCAAATTTTAACAACCTACACCAATGAGGGCAAAACAATGATTAAGGTGTACACAG ttatattatACAGTTCTATGATCCTGTATATGACATTGCCCGTCATGCCGTCTATCATCGCATCCTTCATGAGCGCGAACCAAACACAAATTTACGGTTTGCTGTTCCACGTGGAGGCTGTCCTCgacacaaagaaatattattactaCATCTTATTGCATTCCTATTACACCACCTTCTTTATGATTACCATTCCGGTAGCAGTGGATTCCATGATGATAGCTTACGTGCAACACGCTTGTGGTCTTTTCCAGGCAATAGG ATATCAATTGAAGAACGTGAAAAGGAGTGGTGATCTCGATATTAACATTTACCCCTTACGCGAAGACGACGAGCATTATCGCACAATTATCGACAGCATCGTGAAGCACAAAGAAGTTTTACA AATGAAAGAGAAGATTCGATACGAAACACATGAATTGCGATGTGTATGCTCTGCCATTAGGTTTGTCGAATTATTGACGTCTTCATACAGTATCTCCTTTCTTTTACTGACAATACTGAACATGGCGGTTATGGCATTCAGCGCAGTGCAG GCGATAAACAATCGTGATCAGCCCACAGAAGCGTTGAGATTTTTGACGACGTGCATATCTCTATCAATGCATTTTCTCTTCCTCAGCCTGCCGGGACAGAAATTGATAGATCACAGTTCCAACATGCATGAATCCAT tTGCGCCACGAATTGGTATGCCATTTCTTTGAGAGCGAGAAGGTTGTTAAACCTAATGCTGGTGCGTTGCAAAGTGCCATGCAAGATGACGGCCGGAAAAATGAGGGTTATGTCTTTACAAAGCTTCAGCGGGGTAAGGAAAGAAATTGCTattcttttaaaagaatttcttgTAAAGACATCGTTAAAAGAAAGAGCT TACGCAATTTTCTGTGACTCGCTATACCCAGTACGCAGTCGCTTTCTGAGAGAATTTTCTATTAGACTGAAAATTGTGAGAGCGATATCGTGGTACAGTAGTCGAAACCAAGTGTTAGAGATGGATTCATCGAACGACATCTTTCAGTCCCGATTATATAGAGTTAATCGTAGACTACTTTCGTTGCTAGGGACATGGCCCTTTCAAAAAGACAGAGACAGATGGATTATTTTAGTGACAGTGTCGTTTATTGGTATAACGCAGGCCATCACGCAG GTACTCGCTTTAGTGACACTACGCGAcgatcttgacgcaactcttgAGTGTATACCACCGCTCATAATAGACTGCATATGCATCGTTAAGATAATGAACCTGGCGTACAATATAGAGAAG atcaaaatgtttcttatacACATACAAAGGGACTGGCAATCCTGGACCACTGAAAGCGAATTCGAAATTTTGACTAGATTTGCGGAGAGTGGAAGAAGCATTACAATCGGCTATGCCA GTGGCATGTATGCATTCGGCAGCCTCTTCCCATTTTCCGCGataattccaaaaataattagcaAAAATGTAACTTCCGAATATTCGACGCGGCCAGTCGGATTTCCATATCACGTGGAATACTATATAGATCTCGAAAAGTACTACTATCCCGTGCTGATTCATAATTACTTAACAACCGCCATTCGTCTCACCATCATAGTCGCGGCTGATACTTTTATAGCTATTTTGGTGCAGCATTGTTGTGGACTGTTTTCAGTTGTTAG ACATAGACTAGAGTATATACGAGATTCCATCAAGCAAGATAAGGAGCTCGCTTTGCTCGAGGAGGatgataaattttacaataactttGTATATTGTATACAAAAGCACAAAGATGCCTTACG ATTCGCAAGGCACTTGGACTCTGTCTACACAACGGTGCTTTTCATAGAAGTCGGCTTAGTTATATTGGTTATGAGTCTGTCGGCTTTACAG GCAACCAGTGGTACCCTCGATCCACATCTCGCAGTTCGACATGGGGGATATATTGTCGCTCAATTACTACATTTATACATCGCGTGCTGGTTGGGACAGCAAGTAATCGAACACAGCGATCGCGTGTATACATCGGC TTATCGAGGTGAATGGTACGAGTCATCGCCCAAATCCAGGAAGCTCTTAAACATGATAATGCTGAGCAGCATGTCACCTTGTTCGTTGACTGTTGGAAAGATCATGATTCTTTCTCTTCCGAGTTTCAACGCC TTCGCAATTTCCTGTGACTCGCTGTACACAGTACGCTGTGGCTTTCTGAGAGAATTTTCTATTAGACTGAAAATTGTGAGAGCGATATCGTGGTACAGTAGTCGAAACCAAGTGTTGAAGATGGATTCATCGAACGACATCTTTCAGTCCCGATTATATAGACTTAATCGTAGACTACTTTCGTTGCTAGGGACATGGCCCTTTCAAAAGGGCAGAGACAGACGGATTATTTTAGTGACAGTGTCGTTTATTGGTATAACGCAGGCCATCACGCAG GTACTCGCTTTAATGACATTACGCGAcgatcttgacgcaactctcgaGTGTATACCACCGCTCATAGTAGACTGCGCATGCATCGTTAAGATAATGAACCTGGCGTACAATATAGAGAAG atcaaaatgtttcttatacACATACAAACGGACTGGCAATCCTGGACCACTGAAAGCGAATTCGAAATTTTGACTAGATTTGCGGAGAGTGGAAGAAGCATTACAATCGGCTATGCCA GTGGCATGTATGCATTCGGCAGCCTCTTCCCATTTTCCGCGATAATTCCGAAAATAATTAGCAAAAATGTAACCTCCGAATATTCGACGCGGCCAGTCGGATTTCCATATCACGTGGAATACTATATAGATCTCGAAAAGTACTACTATCCCGTGCTGATTCATAATTACTTAACAACCGCTATTCGTCTCACCATCATAGTCGCGGCTGATACTTTTATAGCTATTTTGGTGCAGCATTGTTGTGGACTGTTTTCAGTTGTTAG aCATAGACTAGAGTATATACGAGATTCCATCAAGCAAGATAAGAAGCTCGCTTTGCTCGAGGAGGatgataaattttacaataactttGTATACTGTATACAAAAGCACAAAGATGCCTTACG ATTTGCAAGGCACTTGGACTCTGTCTACACAACGGTGTTTTTCATAGAAGTTGGCCTAGTTATATTGGCTATGAGTCTGTCGGCTCTACAA GCAACCAGTGGTACCCTCGATCCACATCTCGCAGTTCGACATGGGGGATATATTGCCGCTCAATTACTACATTTATACATCGCGTGCTGGTTGGGACAGCAAGTAATCGATCACAGCGATCGCGTGTATACATCGGC TTATCGAGGTGAATGGTACGAGTCATCGCCCAAATCCATGAAGCTCTTGAACATGATAATGCTGAGGAGCATGTCACCGTGTTCGTTGACTGTTGGAAAGATCATGGTTCTTTCTCTTCCGAGTTTCAGCGCG GTCGTACGTGCATCTGCTTCGTATTTCACAGTGTTTAGATCTGTACagtaa
- the LOC105201546 gene encoding odorant receptor 67a, with amino-acid sequence MGDIEQFFQDSHYNIIRVLLNISGLWPFHTRNRRYATYLAMILILGSGFIFEMLGTIEVRHDSFEVIDALPLLFFAIVTVSRTFCAVYTLPKMKILLIKMQEHCLSPKSDEETKIQNSHAQYGRKLGYAYTGFLLGHSVLYILSTALTRLFYTKSKEDDGTSDNVQIGLPHRVNYMVDLDKYYVPIFIHCAICDFSFTFLLVVFDVLYLTVVEYCCGLFAALRYRLETALVFKNDRLTMTTTNDQCYANIVYSVRRHTETMQFVAIMESIYSLPLFIHIGLTVLILSVLGYQVISNTEDISAILKPIAYLNGLLINVFFENWQGQKIIDSSEKVFESAYNSEWYSMPIAARKLLIMIMMRSERPSVLRMGKIVILSFVTFNAVLRTSSSYFMLLRSL; translated from the exons ATGGGTGATATCGAACAGTTTTTCCAAGACTCGCATTACAATATCATACGGGTATTATTAAACATCAGTGGTCTATGGCCGTTTCATACGCGAAACAGGCGCTACGCGACATATCTCGCAATGATACTGATACTCGGATCTGGATTTATATTCGag ATGTTAGGTACAATCGAAGTCAGACACGATTCCTTTGAAGTAATTGATGCTCTGCcgttattattttttgctataGTGACTGTAAGCAGAACGTTCTGTGCAGTATATACGTTACCAAAG ATGAAAATACTTCTGATCAAGATGCAAGAACACTGTCTTTCCCCAAAGTCGGATGAGGAAACCAAGATACAGAATTCGCACGCGCAATACGGACGAAAATTAGGCTACGCTTATACGG GTTTTCTACTAGGCCATAGCGTTCTTTATATACTTTCGACAGCTCTGACAAGACTTTTCTATACAAAGTCAAAAGAAGATGATGGAACATCAGATAATGTACAAATAGGACTACCTCATCGGGTCAATTATATGGTTGATTTAGACAAATATTACGTTCCGATTTTTATACACTGCGCTATATGTGATTTTTCTTTCACATTCTTACTAGTTGTATTCGATGTTCTGTATCTAACAGTGGTCGAATACTGCTGCGGTTTGTTCGCGGCTTTGAG ATATCGGTTGGAGACCGCGTTAGTTTTCAAAAacgacagattgacgatgacgACTACGAATGATCAATGTTACGCGAATATCGTGTATAGTGTTCGCAGACACACGGAAACGATGCA ATTTGTTGCCATTATGGAATCAATATACAGCTTAccactttttatacatattggaTTGACCGTACTGATCTTAAGTGTTCTGGGATATCAG GTGATAAGCAACACGGAAGACATTAGTGCCATTCTAAAACCAATTGCTTATTTAAACGGACTTTTAATTAacgtatttttcgaaaattggCAGGGTCAAAAAATCATAGATTCCAGCGAAAAAGTGTTTGAATCTGC GTATAACTCAGAATGGTACAGTATGCCGATAGCAGCGAGAAAGCTTcttataatgataatgatgagaAGTGAAAGACCATCGGTACTAAGAATGGGTAAAATCGttatattgtcatttgtaacttttaatg CGGTATTGCGTACATCTTCGTCGTACTTCATGCTACTACGAtctttataa
- the LOC105193357 gene encoding odorant receptor Or2 — MSDIDQYFKNSHYNIIRILLGISGLWPFHTRNRRYAIYLTMILVLGTGYIFQILGIVEVWHDSFELINAIPFLFFTTIALGKMICTVYTLPQIKVLLTRMREYRLSPKSNEETKIQNSHAQYGRKFGYAYTGFLLGHSVLYLLSSLSLKIFHTPSNETDELSDKESNYRIGLPHRANYIVDVDTYYVPIFIHSAICDFTCTYLLTVFDVLYLTVVEYCCGLFASLRYRLEIALVFNDDKLRTLKDKSYANIVYCIRRHAESMQFVSIVESVYSLSLLLHVGSFVLVISFLLYQVLNDLEVNANTVVRTTAYLNAVLFNVFFENWQGQKIIDSSEKVFESAYNTEWYNMPIATRKLLIIMMIKSEKPLMLKMGKVVLLSYITFNTVLRTSSSYFMLLRSL, encoded by the exons ATGAGTGATATTGATCAGTACTTTAAAAATTCGCATTACAACATCATTCGAATACTATTAGGTATCAGTGGTCTGTGGCCCTTTCATACGCGAAACAGACGCTACGCAATATATCTCACAATGATATTGGTGCTGGGGACCGGATACATATTCCAg ATATTGGGTATAGTTGAAGTCTGGCACGATTCCTTCGAACTAATCAATGCAATACCGTTCTTATTTTTCACTACTATAGCTTTAGGTAAAATGATCTGTACGGTATACACATTACCACAG ATAAAAGTGCTTCTAACAAGAATGCGAGAGTATCGTCTTTCCCCAAAGTCGAACGAGGAAACTAAAATACAGAATTCGCACGCGCAATATGGGCGAAAGTTCGGCTACGCTTATACGG GTTTCTTATTAGGCCATAGTGTTCTTTATTTACTctcatcattatcattaaaaattttccacACGCCATCCAATGAGACTGATGAGTTATCAGATAAAGAGTCGAATTACCGGATAGGACTACCTCATCGCGCTAATTACATAGTTGATGTAGACACGTATTACGTtccaatttttatacattccgCCATATGTGATTTTACATGCACGTATTTACTAACTGTATTCGATGTTCTGTATCTAACAGTGGTCGAGTACTGTTGTGGTTTGTTCGCGAGTCTAAG ATACCGATTGGAAATTGCGTTAGTATTCAATGATGACAAATTAAGAACGTTAAAGGATAAATCTTACGCGAATATCGTGTACTGTATTCGCAGACACGCAGAATCGATGCA GTTTGTTTCTATCGTGGAATCAGTATATAGTTTATCTCTTCTTCTTCATGTGGGATCGTTCGTACTTGTTATAAGTTTTCTACTGTATCAG GTGTTAAACGACTTAGAAGTAAACGCTAATACCGTTGTACGAACTACTGCTTATTTAAACGCAGTTTTATTTAacgtattttttgaaaattggcaGGGCCAGAAAATCATAGATTCCAGCGAAAAAGTGTTTGAATCGGC aTATAATACAGAGTGGTATAACATGCCGATAGCAACAAGAAAGCTTCtcataataatgatgataaaaagtgaaaaaccatTGATGCTAAAAATGGGTAAAGTCGTTTTATTGTCATATATAACATTCAATACG GTTTTGCGTACATCGTCGTCATACTTCATGCTACTGcgatctttataa
- the LOC113004873 gene encoding odorant receptor 63a-like, whose amino-acid sequence MDDIDQFFQNSHYNIIRVLLGITGLWPFYSRKRRYAMYLLLILLLGSGFIFQILGIIEVWDDSYELINAIPMLFYTLVALSKIISTMYTLPQIKILLIKMQEYCLSPKSDEETKIYNSHAEYGRKFGCAYTGFLLGHSVLYVLTSLSAKIFYTEFNKTDELSDKVPNSQIGLPHRANYIVDINTYYVPIFIHAGMCDFISTFIITVFDVLYLTVIEYCCGLFAALRYRLEIALEFNNNKLTMSKDKSYSNVVYSIRRHTESIQFVAIVESIYSLSLSIQMGLVILILSLLLYQVLNDIGNIDRILKPIAYLNGALFNVFFENWQGQKVIDSSEKVFDSAYNTEWYNMPIAARKLLIMLMMKSKTPLMLRLSKMVVLSYITFNTVLRTSSSYFMLLRSL is encoded by the exons ATGGATGATATTGATCAGTTCTTTCAAAATTCGCACTATAATATCATTCGAGTGCTGTTAGGTATCACTGGCCTGTGGCCTTTCTATTCGCGAAAAAGACGTTACGCAatgtatcttttattaatattgttgctTGGATCTGGATTTATATTCCAG ATATTGGGTATAATTGAAGTTTGGGACGATTCCTATGAACTAATCAATGCGATACCGATGTTATTTTACACTTTGGTAGCTCTAAGTAAAATAATCAGTACGATGTATACATTGCCACAG ataaaaatacttctaataaaaatgcaagaatACTGTCTTTCCCCAAAGTCGGACGAGGAAACTAAGATATACAATTCACACGCGGAATATGGGCGAAAGTTCGGCTGCGCTTATACGg GTTTCTTATTAGGCCATAGCGTCCTTTATGTTCTTACATCATTATCGGCAAAAATTTTCTACACGGAATTCAACAAGACTGATGAATTATCAGATAAAGTGCCGAATTCCCAGATAGGACTACCACATCGCGCTAATTACATAGTTGATATAAACACGTATTACGTTCCAATTTTTATACATGCCGGAATGTGTGATTTTATAAGCACGTTTATAATAACTGTATTCGATGTTCTGTATCTAACAGTGATCGAATACTGTTGTGGTTTGTTCGCAGCTCTGAG ATACCGATTGGAAATCGCGTTAGAATTCAATAACAACAAATTAACAATGTCAAAAGACAAATCTTACTCGAATGTCGTGTACAGTATTCGCAGACATACGGAATCGATCCA ATTTGTTGCTATCGTGGAGTCAATATATAGTTTATCTCTCTCTATTCAGATGGGATTAGTTATACTTATTCTAAGTTTGCTATTATATCAG GTGTTAAACGACATAGGAAACATTGATCGCATTTTAAAACCTATAGCTTATTTAAACGGAGCTTTATTTAACGTATTCTTTGAAAATTGGCAGGGTCAAAAAGTCATAGATTCCAGCGAAAAAGTGTTTGATTCCGC atataatacCGAGTGGTATAACATGCCAATAGCAGCAAGAAAGCTTCTCATAATGCTGATGATGAAAAGTAAAACACCATTGATGTTAAGACTGAGCAAAATGGTTGTATTATCATATATAACTTTCAATACG gtCTTGCGTACATCATCGTCGTACTTTATGCTGTTGCGATCtctgtaa
- the LOC113004878 gene encoding odorant receptor Or2, whose translation MRNIDKFFRQSCYSNLRVLLTWCGIWPFHVPSKRYAIYVAFTMFCGFCIPFQTLCMIKVWPDFFEVFDCSTMLVYSLSTTIKLIYAVYKLPEIKMLLLNIREHWCSPKSDEEAKILRSHVLFARKFGYVYSGVLFVYSVIYAFTPLVARFYYNKMNSLNNTQDAETNSERQISYVLDLQIRYIPLFIQGASAEIYFTFIISSFNVLYLMCVQHCCGLFEALKYHLENAFEFGNNDDDIVTISTQNNCHSNIAYGVRRHIEAVQFAVALEALYRLPFFMHMTINVSLLSIVGSQVMTDTENIGRLMPYGSYLSGLVLNTFFENWQGQKIIDCNEKVFNAAYNLKWYKMPIVSQKLLIMIMMRSKKPLTITAGKILVLSHMTFNTAMRTSYSYLMLLQSM comes from the exons ATGCGTAATATCGACAAGTTCTTTCGACAGTCGTGCTACAGCAACCTTCGCGTTCTATTGACATGGTGCGGCATATGGCCCTTTCACGTGCCAAGCAAACGTTACGCGATATACGTCGCGTTCACAATGTTTTGTGGATTCTGTATTCCATTCCAG ACGCTGTGTATGATTAAGGTTTGGCCAGATTTTTTCGAGGTGTTCGATTGCTCAACAATGCTGGTCTACTCTCTATCGACgacgattaaattaatttacgcgGTGTATAAATTACCTGAG ATTAAAATGCTTCTCCTGAATATACGAGAACACTGGTGTTCTCCTAAATCGGACGAAGAAGCTAAAATTTTACGCTCACATGTACTATTCGCACGAAAATTCGGTTATGTCTATTCGG GTGTTCTATTTGTCTATTCGGTGATTTACGCATTTACACCTTTGGTCGCtagattttattacaataaaatgaaCTCTTTAAATAATACGCAGGACGCAGAAACAAATTCAGAACGTCAGATCAGTTACGTGCttgatttacaaataagataTATTCCACTTTTCATACAGGGCGCATCagctgaaatatattttacgtttattattaGCTCGTTCAATGTCCTGTATTTGATGTGCGTCCAACATTGTTGCGGTTTATTTGAAGCTTTGAA ATACCATTTGGAAAACGCATTTGAGTTTGGAAATAATGATGACGACATAGTAACAATTTCCACACAGAATAATTGTCATTCAAATATCGCCTACGGTGTTCGAAGACACATAGAGGCAGTGCA ATTTGCTGTAGCCTTAGAAGCGCTGTATAGATTACCATTTTTCATGCACATGACAATTAACGTGTCTCTATTAAGTATCGTAGGATCTCAG GTGATGACAGATACGGAAAACATTGGTCGTCTTATGCCATACGGTAGTTATTTGAGTGGGCTTGTACTCAACACCTTTTTTGAAAACTGGCAAGGTCAGAAAATTATAGACTGCAACGAAAAGGTGTTTAACGCCGC ATACAATTTAAAGTGGTACAAGATGCCTATAGTGTCGCAAAAGCTTCTGATAATGATTATGATGAGAAGTAAAAAACCACTGACAATAACAGCGGGAAAAATTCTCGTTCTTTCTCATATGACTTTTAACACG gcAATGCGTACTAGCTATTCGTACTTAATGCTTCTACAATCCATGTAA